The Flavobacterium sp. 140616W15 sequence ACTCTTTAGTATCTTTATCATACTTCAAAGCGATTTTGATTGAACCCTGAACGGCGTTGTCCTCAAATTTGTAACTCAAGATATAACCTTGATCAAATAAGATCTTAGTTATTTCTTTTTTTAGATTAGATGCCGGAATTTCAACAACTTTGTGGTTTGCAGCCACAGCGTTACGAACTCTCGTCAAATAATCTGCAATAGGATCTGTATACATATGTATTTGATTGCGATTATGGTTTTCGGGAGACACTCGTCTCCCGAACCTTTAATCAATTAAAATTATTTTTTGGTTTGCAAAAGTAATAACTTATTGCGAGATTACCAAGACGCCTTTTTAACTCCAGGAATTAATCCATTATTAGCCATCTCACGGAAAGTTACACGTGAAATACCAAATTGACGAATATAACCTCTTGGTCTACCTGTTAATTTACAACGGTTGTGCAAACGAACTGGTGAAGCATTTTTAGGTAATTTTTGTAAACCTTCAAAATCTCCAGCTTCTTTCAAAGCTTTTCTTTTCTCAGCATACTTAGCTACCGTTTTCTCTCTTTTCACCTCACGGGCTTTCATTGATTCTTTAGCCATGTCTTAATTCTTTTTAAAAGGTAAACCTAATTCAGCCAATAATGACTTTGCTTCTTTGTCTGTTTGAGCAGTTGTAACAAAAGTAATATCCATTCCTGAAATTTTGTTTACTTTATCAATATCAATTTCTGGGAAAATGATTTGCTCTAAAACTCCAAGGTTGTAATTACCTCTTCCATCAAAACCAGTAGCTTTGATACCACTAAAATCTCTTACACGTGGTAAAGCAGAAGTAATAAGTCTATCTAAAAACTCATACATTCTTTCACCACGTAAAGTAACTTTTGCACCAATCGGCATCCCTTTTCTCAATTTGAATGACGCAACGTCTTTCTTTGAAATAGTAGATACTGCTTTCTGTCCAGTGATCTTTGTTAACTCATCAACTGCATAGTCAATAAGTTTTTTATCAGATACAGCTGCACCAACTCCACGGCTCAAAACGATTTTTTCCAATTTAGGAACTTGCATTACGTTTGTGTATCCGAATTCCTCTTTAAGAGCAGAGATTACTCTACTCTTATATTCTTCTTTTAGTCTAGGTGTATATGCCATTACTATAGTACTTGATTAGATTTTTTTGAAAATCTTACTTTCTTATCTCCTTCTACTCTAATACCAACTCTAGTTGCTTCCTTAGTTTTAGGATCAATTAGTGAAATGTTAGATATTTGTATAGAAGCTTCTTTCTTAACGATACCACCTTGAGGGTTTTTAGCACTTGGTTTTGTATGTTTCGAAACCATGTTTACACCTTCAACTATCGCTTTATTTTTCTCACGGTAAACACGTAAAACTTTACCTTCTGAACCTTTATGGTCTCCAGCAATTACTCTTACGATATCTCCTGATTTTATTTTTAGCTTTATCATCTTAAAACGAATTAAAGCACTTCTGGTGCTAATGATACAATTTTCATGAATTGTTTTTCACGAAGTTCTCTTGCTACCGGACCAAAAACACGAGTTCCTCTCATTTCCCCTGCAGCGTTCAATAGAACACATGCATTATCATCGAAACGGATATAAGAACCATCAGCTCTTCTCACTTCTTTTTTGGTACGTACAACAACTGCAGTTGAAACAGCTCCTTTTTTAACGTTTCCGTTAGGAGTTGCATCTTTGATAGAAACTACAATCTTGTCACCAACAGAGGCATACCTTCTTTTGGTACCTCCTAAAACACGGATAGTTAAAACTTCTTTTGCTCCCGTGTTATCTGCTACTTTTAGTCTTGATTCTTGTTGTACCATAATTATTTAGCTCTTTCTAAGATTTCAACTAATCTCCAACATTTTGATTTACTTAAAGGACGCGTTTCGCTAATTCTTACAGTATCTCCAATGTTACAGTCGTTTGTTTCGTCGTGTGCAACGTATTTCTTTGTTTTCAACACGAACTTACCGTATAATGGGTGTTTTACTTTTCTTACTTCAGCAATAACAATAGACTTGTCCATTTTATTTGAAGTAACAACACCAATTCTTTCTTTTCTTAAATTTCTTTTTTCTTCCATCTTTCAGCAGAATACAATTATTGTAACTCTCTTTTAGTTAACTCTGTAGCCAATCTTGCAACTGTTCTTCTTACACTTCTAATTTGAAGTGGGTTCTCAATTGGAGAAATAGCGTGGGCCATTTTTAGGTCAGCATATATCTTCTTAGTTTGACTAAGTTTTTCTTGCAACTCCGCTGCAGAAAGATCTTTTATTTCTGATTGTTTCATAATATATTATAAATTATGCTTCGAAATCTCTAGCAACAACGAACTTAGTTTTTACTGGAAGTTTTTGCGCTGCAAGACGTAAAGCCTCTTTTGCAACTGACAATGGAACTCCTCCAACTTCAAACATTATTCTTCCGGGTTTAACAACTGCAGCCCAATATTCTACTGCACCTTTACCTTTACCCATACGTACTTCAAGAGGTTTCTTAGTGATTGGTTTGTCTGGAAATATTTTGATCCATAATTGTCCTTCTCTTTTCATGAAACGAGTTGCAGCAATACGCGCAGCTTCGATTTGACGAGAAGTTAAGAACATTCCATCTTCATGTACAGATTTAATACCAAACATTCCATTAGAAAGTTCAAATCCTCTTTGAGAATTTCCTTTCATTTTACCTTTTTGTACCTTACGGTATTTTGTTCTTTTAGGCTGTAACATTTTTCTTTAGTTTAAAAATTTACTTTCTTTTACGAGCGTCTGGTTTTGAACCTTTATTAAAGTTAGATTTGCCACGAGGAGCATCTCCACCTTTTCCACCACCAGCTTGTTTTTTATCCATTCCAGCAAGTGGAGAAAGATCTCTCTTTCCATAAACTTCACCTTTCATGATCCACACTTTGATCCCCATTCTACCGTAAGTAGTGTGAGCTTCTGCAAGTGCATAATCAATATCAGCTCTGAAAGTTGATAGAGGAATTCTACCTTCTTTGAAACCTTCTGAACGTGCCATTTCAGCTCCATTCAAACGTCCTGAAATCAAAACTTTGATACCTTCAGCGTTCATACGCATAGAAGCAGCAATAGCCATTTTGATTGCACGTCTGTAAGAAATACGACTTTCAATTTGACGTGCGATGCTTGTCGCCACAAGATAAGCATCTAATTCAGGTCTTTTAATTTCAAAGATGTTAATTTGAACCTCTTTGTCTGTAATTTTCTTAAGTTCTTCTTTTAACTTGTCTACCTCTTGACCACCTTTTCCGATAATAATACCAGGTCTAGCAGTAGTGATAGTAACGGTTACAAGTTTCAAAGTTCTCTCGATGATTACTTTTGATACACTAGCTTTTGATAAACGAGCGTGGATATACTTTCTGATTTTGTGATCTTCGGCAAGTTTATCACCGTAATCATTTCCACCATACCAGTTTGAGTCCCACCCTCTGATGATACCAAGTCTATTTCCAATTGGATTTGTCTTTTGTCCCATGCTGCTTAAGAATTGCTTTGTGTGTTATTGATAGCTCCAAGCACGATTGTAACGTGATTAGAACGTTTTCTTATTCTGTGTGCACGACCTTGTGGAGCTGGACGAAGTCTTTTTAACATCATTCCACCATCTACTCTGATCTCCTTAACAAATAATCCAGCTTCTTCTAAATTACCTTCACTATTTTTTTGCTCCCAGTTATTGATTGCAGATAATAATAGTTTCTCTAATTTTCTTGAAGCTTCTTTAGAACTAAATCTTAAAATGTTAAGTGCTCTTTCTACCTTCTGACCTCTTACCAAGTCCGCTACTAAGCGCATTTTTCTAGGTGAAGTAGGGCAGTTATTCAATTTTGCGAAAGCAATAGACTTATTAGCCTCTTTTCTCGCATCTGCTGTTTCTCTTTTACGAACTCCCATTGCTTCTTATTTTTTACCTTTATTTTTTGCTCCAGCATGACCTCTAAAAGATCTAGTTGGTGAAAATTCTCCTAATTTGTGACCTACCATGTTTTCTGTTACGTAAACTGGTACAAATTGACGACCGTTATGAACTGCGATAGTTTGTCCAACGAAATCTGGAGTAATCATAGAAGCTCTAGACCAAGTCTTAACAACTGCATTTTTACCACTTTCTACGTTTTCTTGAACTTTCTTGTCTAACTTATAATGAACGAAAGGTCCTTTTTTTAATGAACGTGCCATATCTTAATTATTTCTTTCTACGTTCTACGATATACTTGTTACTCGGGTTTTTCTTAGAACGAGTTCTATAACCTTTAGCTGGTATTCCATTTCTTGAACGTGGATGTCCACCAGAAGAACGTCCTTCTCCACCACCCATTGGGTGATCAACAGGGTTCATTGCAACAGGTCTTGTTCTAGGTCTTCTTCCTAACCATCTTGTTCTACCTGCTTTACCAGATACAACTAATTGGTGGTCTGAATTAGATACCGCTCCAATTGTAGCTGCACAAGTTAACAAGATCAATCTTGTTTCACCAGATGGCATTTTAATTGTAGCATATTTTCCATCTCTCGCCATCAATTGAGCAAATGTTCCAGCTGAACGAGCAATTACTGCTCCTTGACCTGGTCTCAATTCGATACAAGAAATAACAGTTCCTAAAGGAATTCTACTTAAAGGCAATGTATTTCCAATTTCAGGTTGAGATTCTGGACCAGAAACTAATTTCTGACCAACTTTCAATCCGTTTTGAGCAATTACATACGTTTTCTCTCCATCAGCATAAGCTAATAAAGCGATAAATGCAGTACGATTTGGATCATATTCGATCGATTTCACTGTAGCAGGAATTCCTTCTTTTGTACGTTTGAAATCAATAATACGATATCTCTGCTTGTGACCACCACCCGTATAACGCATGGTCATCTTTCCTTGACTATTTCTACCTCCAGAGTTTTTTATCGGCGCTATCAAAGAGCGTTCCGGCTTATCAGTTGTAATGGCGTCATAACCATTCACAACTCTAAATCGCTGACCTGGGGTAATAGGTTTTAATTTTCTTACTGACATTTTTCTATCTTAGATATTGTTGTAAAAATCAATTGTTTCTCCTTCTTGTACTTGAACAATTGCTTTTTTGATTGCATTTGTCTTTCCGCTGATCAAACCACTTTTTGTGTATTTTGTAGTTCTATCCGGTCTTACATTCATTGTGTTAACACTCAAAATAGTTACTCCATAAGTAGCTTCAACAGCTTTCTTAATCTGAACTTTATTTGCTTTTTTGTCAACAACAAAACCGAAGCGATTCAAAACTTCACTTTCCTTGGTTACTTTTTCAGTTACTATAGGTCTAATTATGATGCTCATATTCCTATTATTTGCTTAAATTTTCTTCAATTACCTCTAAAGAGCTCTCCAATAACACTAAATTATTAGCATTTAGAATAGCGTAAGTGCTTAATTCATAACTACTTACAACATTAGAAGCTTTCAAATTGCGTGACGACAAATATACATTTTTATTTGACTCTCCCAACACAAATAGAGATTTTTTATTTTCTAACCCTAAAGCTTTCAAAACGTTAATGAAATTTTTAGTGTTTGGTGTTTCAAAATTAAAGTCTTCCAAAACAACAATACTTGCTTCTTTTGCTTTAATAGAGAAAGCTGATTTTCTAGCCAATCTCTTCAAGTTTTTATTCAATTTAAATGAATAACTTCTTGGTCTTGGTCCAAAAACTGTTCCACCACCTTTAAACAAAGGGTTTTTAATACTACCCGCACGAGCAGTACCTGTTCCTTTTTGCTTTTTAATCTTACGCGTACTTCCCGCTACTTCAGCTCTTTCTTTAGCCTTGTGAGTACCTTGTCTTTGATTTGCTAAATATTGTTTAACATCAAGATATACAGCGTGATTATTTGGTTCAATTGCGAATACTGAATCAGAAAGTTGAACTTTTCTTCCAGTATCTTTTCCGTTGAAATCTAATACTTTTACTTCCATTACTTCTGAATGATTACATAAGAGTTGTTATGACCAGGAACACATCCTTTAATAACTAGTAAGTTCTTTTCAGCAACTACTTTTAAAACTCTAAGGTTTTGAACTTTTACATTGTCTCCTCCCATTCTTCCAGCCATACGCATTCCTTTGAATACTCTAGATGGATAAGAAGAAGCTCCCACAGAACCTGGCGCTCTTAAACGGTTGTGTTGACCGTGAGTTGCTTGACCAACACCACCAAAACCGTGACGTTTTACAACCCCTTGAAAACCTTTACCTTTAGACACACCTTGTACATCTACAAATTCTCCTTCAGAAAAAATAGAAACATCAATAAGATCTCCTAATTTTTGCTCTGTTGCGAAATCTTGGAATTCAACGACTTTTTTCTTAGCTACAGTTCCCGCTTTTTTAAAGTGACCTAAAGCCGCTTTTGTGGAATGTTTCTCGTTTTTGTCATCGAAACCAAGTTGCAACGCTTCGTACCCGTCAACACCTTTGGTTCTGACTTGGGTAACAACGCATGGACCAGCCTCGATTACTGTACAAGGAATATTTTTCCCGTTTTCATCAAAAATACTAGTCATGCCGATTTTTCTACCAATTAACCCAGACATAAATATTAATTATTAATTATTAAATATAAATATAGAACGCAGCTTTTAACCGAATCCTATTTTTTAAGAGGTGCAAAAGTATAACTTATTTACACACAAACCAAAAAAAATATTTTTCGCTTAAAAACAGCGTCCTTTTTTACTCTTGAACTACTTAAACTTTGATCTCAACTTCTACTCCACTTGGTAATTCAAGTTTCATTAAAGCATCAATAGTTTTAGATGAAGATGAATAAATATCAATTAATCTCTTATATGACATTACTTCAAATTGCTCTCTCGCTTTTTTGTTAACGTGCGGAGAACGTAGTACAGTGAAAAGTTTTTTATGTGTTGGCAACGGAATTGGACCTGTTACAACAGCACCGGTACTCTTAACTGTTTTTACAATCTTTTCAGCAGATTTATCCACCAACATGTGATCGTAAGATTTTAGTTTTATTCTGATTTTTTGACTCATTTTCTTAAAGATTAAGCGTTTCCTTTTGCTTTTTTGATAACTGCTTCTGAAATATTAGAAGGCGTTTCAGCGTAGTGTGAAAATTCCATTGTAGATGTTGCTCTACCAGATGAAAGCGTTCTTAATGTTGTTACATATCCAAACATCTCTGACAAAGGCACATCAGCCTTGATAGTTTTAGCACCATTTCTATCACCCATGTCATTAACCTGACCTCTACGACGGTTAATATCACCTACGATATCTCCCATGTTTTCTTCCGGTGTAATAACCTCCATTTTCATGATTGGCTCAAGAATGATTGCTCCCGCAGCTTTAGCTACTTCTCTATACCCCATTCTAGCTGCAAGCTCAAAAGAAAGCGCATCTGAATCGACAGGGTGGAAAGATCCATCAGTTAAAGTCACTTTTAAACTATCTACTTGGTATCCTGCTAAAGGACCAGTTTTCATAGCTTCACGGAAACCTTTTTCTACAGATGGAATATATTCCTTAGGAACGTTACCACCTTTTACAGCATTAATAAACTGTAATCCTACAGGAACTTTACCATCAACTTCATCAGCTGGCCCAAGTGTAAATACGATATCTCCGAATTTACCACGACCTCCTGATTGTTTCTTATATGTTTCTCTATGCGTAGCAGTTTTAGTAAACGCTTCTTTATATTCAACTTGAGGCTCACCTTGGTTCACTTCAACTTTAAACTCACGTTTCATACGATCAATCAAGATATCCAAGTGAAGCTCACCCATACCTGATATAATTGTTTGCCCTGAAGCCTCATCTGTTCTAACTGTAAAAGTTGGATCTTCCTCAGCTAATTTAGCTAAAGCCATACCCATTTTATCCACATCAGCTTTAGTTTTAGGCTCAATTGCAATACCAATTACTGGAGCAGGGAATTTCATTGACTCAAGAATAATTGGGTGTTTTTCATCACACATTGTATCTCCAGTCTTAATATCTTTAAACCCAACTGCCGCACCAATATCTCCAGCCTCGATATACTCGATAGGATTTTGCTTATTAGCATGCATTTGGTAGATACGAGAAATTCTTTCTTTATTTCCAGAACGAGTATTCAAAATATATGAACCCGCATCTAAACGACCTGAATAAGCACGGAAAAAAGCTAAACGACCAACATAAGGATCAGTAGCAATTTTAAATGCTAAAGCAGCGAATGGCTCCTTTACATCAGGACGACGGATAATCTTCTTTTGATCTTCCTCTAACAATTCAGCATCATCAGGATGAATACCCTCAATACCTTCTTTATCCATAGGAGACGGCAAATACTTACAAACAGCATCTAACATAAACTGAACTCCTTTATTTTTAAAAGAAGAACCAGCAAGCATCGGAATGATTGCCATATCTATAGTAGCAGCTCTTAAAGCATTATTAATCTCTTCTTCAGTAATAGAATTCTCATCTTCCATGTACTTATCAAGAAGATTCTCATCATAGTCAGCAACCGCCTCAATAAGTATAGATCTAAATTCTTTTACCTCTGCAAGCATATCCTCAGGGATAGGCACGATATCAAAAGTAGCTCCTTGAGTTTCATCATGCCAAATAATAGCTTGATTCTTAACCAAATCAACCACACCTTTGAAATCATTCTCTTCACCGATTGGCAAAGTGATTGCAACTGCATTAGATTTCAACATATCTCTAACTTGCTGACATACATTCAAAAAGTTAGAACCTTGTCTATCCATTTTATTAACAAATCCCATACGAGGAACTCTATATTGATCAGCAAGTCTCCAGTTAGTTTCTGATTGAGGCTCAACACCATCAACAGCACTAAACAAGAAAACCAACCCATCAAGTACACGTAAAGAACGATTTACCTCTACAGTAAAATCAACGTGTCCTGGAGTATCAATAATATTAAAATGATATGGTTTTGATTCTGGCAAAGCCTTACCTTGCTCTGTTGGAAAACTCCACTCACAAGTTGTAGCTGCAGAAGTAATTGTAATACCTCTTTCCGCTTCTTGCTCCATCCAGTCCATTGTTGAAGCACCATTATGCACCTCACCAATTTTATGTGTTTTCCCTGTATAAAAAAGGATACGCTCTGTAGTTGTTGTTTTACCAGCATCAATATGCGCAGCAATCCCTATATTTCTTGTATATTTTAAATCTCTAGCCATTTCTTATGAATTAAAATCTAAAGTGAGAGAATGCTTTATTAGCTTCAGCCATCTTATGAGTGTCCATTCTCTTCTTAACAGCCGCCCCTTCTTCTTTAGCCGCAGCTAAACATTCTGAAGCTAACCTTTGAGCCATAGATTTTTCATTTCTTCTTCTAGAATAAAGTATCAACCACTTCATTGCCATAGAAATCTTACGATCTGGTCTGATTTGCATTGGAATTTGGAATGTAGCTCCACCAACTCTACGACTACGTACTTCTACGTGAGGCATAACATTAGTTAAAGCATCTTTCCAGATTTCTAATGATGATTTTTCTGAATCTTGCTTTTTAGATTCAATGATGTCAATTGCATCATAAAATACTTTAAAAGCTGTAGATTTCTTACCGTCCCACATTAAGTTATTCACAAAACGCGTTACCAACTGGTCATTAAACCTCGGATCTGGTAAAAGTGGTCTTTTCTTTGCCGCTCTTTTTCTCATGTCTTTTTTTTAAAAGTTTAAATTACTTTTTTGCTTCTTTTGGGCGTTTAGCACCGTACTTAGATCTTCTTTGCGTTCTTCCTGCAACTCCTGACGTGTCAAGCGCTCCACGAACGATATGATATCTAACACCTGGTAAATCTTTTACCCTTCCGCCTCTAACTAATACTATCGAGTGCTCTTGTAAATTGTGTCCTTCTCCAGGGATGTAAGCATTTACTTCATTACCATTTGTCAAACGTACACGCGCTACTTTACGCATTGCAGAGTTTGGTTTTTTTGGTGTAGTAGTGTAAACACGCGTACAAACCCCTCTTCTTTGAGGACAAGAATCTAAAGCAACCGATTTACTCTTCTTAGTCATCTGAGTTCTTCCTGTTCTTACTAATTGTTGAATTGTTGGCATAATTAATACTAAAAATTTATTATGTATATTAAATTCCCGCTTTTTACGGGGTTGCAAATGTATAAAATATTTTTCACTATACAAACGTTAATGCATTAATTTTCAATAAGATTATTTAACCTTATGATTTTAATCTCAAAGATTAGATATTTGTATTATTTTTAATAAAACACTTTTAAAACTTGAAAACACTTTTCACTTTTTTTCTAATAATGACTTTAAGTTTACAATGTCGCGCACAACATTTTGAATTAAAGATAGCTGGAGAAAATAATTTAGACGAAAAAATCATAGACTCCATCCCATATTTAAAAAAACACAAAACCGTCAAATCCATCACTGATGAGATACAATTATTCTCAGAAAAACTTTCAACGAAAGGCTATATTGACAACAAAATAACATCAAACGATCACACAAACGACAGCTTATACATCATCAGATTCAGCCTAAGGAAGAAAATAAATTTCATACATATATATATAGACAAAGAAAACACAATTTTAAAAACAGTATTCCCTAACATAAAAGAAGATACCCTCATAATTCCGTACGAAGAAATCGAATCACTATTAAACACAAAACTAAACCAACTTGAGCAGCTAGGTTACTCTTTTACAAATTTAAAACTAACAAACATCCAACATAAAAAAAACACTCTTTACGCTAATCTAGATTTCAAAAACAAGAAGAAAAGAGAAATAAACTCAATCATATTAAACTTCACACAAAACAACCAATCAAATTTTTTTCCTAAAGGCCACCTAAAACAACTTAACAAAAAATACAACAATAAAACCTTCAACCAAGAATCCATAAAACAACTCTACCAAGACATAAACAATTACGAATTCGTCTCTCAAACCAAATACCCAGAAATACTTTTCACGAATGATTCCACCAAAATCTATACTTATATTGAAAAAAGAAAAGCAAACACCTTTGATGGCTATATCGGCTTCACAAACAGCGAAAGCAAAAAAGTAACATTTAATGGATACTTAGACATCACCTTACTCAATACCCTTCATGCTGGAGAAAAATTTTCCTTATACTGGAAAAGCGACGGAAGCCAACAAAAAACTTTTAACACAAGTTTAGAGATCCCATACATTTTCAAAACCCCATTAGGAATAAAAGCTCAACTAAACATCTTTAAACAAGACAGCACGTTTCAGAATAGCAAAACCGCAATTAACCTTGGATACTACATCAACTATAACTCAAAAATATACTTAGGCTACCAATCTACAGAATCAAGCGACATACAGAATACAAACAACTCAACAATCAGTGATTACAAAAACTCATACACCACAATAAACTACAATTACAAAAAAACAAACTACAACAACAATCTATTTCCAGAAAAAGCACACATAAACTACATAGTCGGCTATGGCAAAAGAAACACAAATAACGAGCCTGAAACTGCAAAAAATAGCAAGCAATTTTACAGCTCGTTTAACATAAACTACAATTTTAAGCTAAACGAAAAGAATTATATTAACATAAATTCACAGAATTTTATCTTAAAAAGCGACAACTATATTATCAATGAATTATTAAGATTTGGAGGCATAAATTCAATTCGTGGTTTTTCAGAAAACAGCCTACAAGCGAATTTCAATTGTCTAATTCTTACAGAATACAGATACTTAGTTTCACAAAACCTATACATCAATTCCATAGCAGATTATGGTATATACCAAGACTTAACAAACAATATTAATCAAAAAGAAATCAAAAAATTAATAGGAATTGGCATTGGAGTCACCATACAAACTACAAATGGATTATTAAAAATCGCCACGACAAACGGAAGCTCTAAGACGCAAAATTTACAATTAAACAACACTATCATAAACATAAGTTATAATGTTAAATTTTAGTGTTTAACAAAAAAATATTTTTATTTACTAGGAAAGTTAACAAATTATTAAGAGTTTTGCGATACTAATTCAAAATATTTAAAAATGAAACTAAAGTTCAATGGATTCTTAGTGCTATTCTTAGTACTAGTCGCGCAACTTACTTTTGCGCAAGAAAGAGTTGTTTCAGGGACTATTTCCGACAATGCGGGCATGCCATTACCAGGCGTGAGTGTATTGGTCAAAGGAACTAAAACCGGAACACAAACCGATTTTGATGGAAAATATTCTATCAAAGCTTCTTCAAGCCAAGTTTTGGTATTTAGCTACATTGGGATGAAAACCCAAGAAATAGCTGCAAGTTCTTCAGTAATCAATGTGAAACTGGCCGATGATTCAGTAGAATTAGAAAGCGTTGTTATTACTACTGCATTAGGGATCAAAAGAGAGAAAAAATCACTTGGATACTCTGCTCAAGATGTAAAAGGTGAAATAATCAGTGAAGGTGGAACAACCAATGCTGTTTCTGCTTTATCTGGAAACATTGCGGGTCTTCAAGTTACTGCTCCATCTACAATGGGTGGTTCTACAAGAGTTATCTTAAGAGGTGTTGGATCTGTTACAGGAGAAAACAAACCACTTATCGTAGTTGATGGAATCCCATTAGACAATGGAAATTACAATGATTCCAACACCACAAGAGGTGCTGGAGGTAGAGATTACGGAGATGCTTCTGCGGATATTAACCCAGACGACATTGAATCTGTAACTGTATTAAAAGGTGGACCAGCTGCTGCATTATACGGAAGTAGAGCAGGTAATGGTGCTATCTTATACACTACTAAATCTGGAAAGAAAAAAGGTGGTAAAAGCGAATTCTCTTTCAACACAGGTCTAACAATGGAGTCTATAAACATCAGACCAAATTTACA is a genomic window containing:
- the rpsJ gene encoding 30S ribosomal protein S10; translation: MSQKIRIKLKSYDHMLVDKSAEKIVKTVKSTGAVVTGPIPLPTHKKLFTVLRSPHVNKKAREQFEVMSYKRLIDIYSSSSKTIDALMKLELPSGVEVEIKV
- the fusA gene encoding elongation factor G, which produces MARDLKYTRNIGIAAHIDAGKTTTTERILFYTGKTHKIGEVHNGASTMDWMEQEAERGITITSAATTCEWSFPTEQGKALPESKPYHFNIIDTPGHVDFTVEVNRSLRVLDGLVFLFSAVDGVEPQSETNWRLADQYRVPRMGFVNKMDRQGSNFLNVCQQVRDMLKSNAVAITLPIGEENDFKGVVDLVKNQAIIWHDETQGATFDIVPIPEDMLAEVKEFRSILIEAVADYDENLLDKYMEDENSITEEEINNALRAATIDMAIIPMLAGSSFKNKGVQFMLDAVCKYLPSPMDKEGIEGIHPDDAELLEEDQKKIIRRPDVKEPFAALAFKIATDPYVGRLAFFRAYSGRLDAGSYILNTRSGNKERISRIYQMHANKQNPIEYIEAGDIGAAVGFKDIKTGDTMCDEKHPIILESMKFPAPVIGIAIEPKTKADVDKMGMALAKLAEEDPTFTVRTDEASGQTIISGMGELHLDILIDRMKREFKVEVNQGEPQVEYKEAFTKTATHRETYKKQSGGRGKFGDIVFTLGPADEVDGKVPVGLQFINAVKGGNVPKEYIPSVEKGFREAMKTGPLAGYQVDSLKVTLTDGSFHPVDSDALSFELAARMGYREVAKAAGAIILEPIMKMEVITPEENMGDIVGDINRRRGQVNDMGDRNGAKTIKADVPLSEMFGYVTTLRTLSSGRATSTMEFSHYAETPSNISEAVIKKAKGNA
- the rpsG gene encoding 30S ribosomal protein S7 codes for the protein MRKRAAKKRPLLPDPRFNDQLVTRFVNNLMWDGKKSTAFKVFYDAIDIIESKKQDSEKSSLEIWKDALTNVMPHVEVRSRRVGGATFQIPMQIRPDRKISMAMKWLILYSRRRNEKSMAQRLASECLAAAKEEGAAVKKRMDTHKMAEANKAFSHFRF
- the rpsL gene encoding 30S ribosomal protein S12, which encodes MPTIQQLVRTGRTQMTKKSKSVALDSCPQRRGVCTRVYTTTPKKPNSAMRKVARVRLTNGNEVNAYIPGEGHNLQEHSIVLVRGGRVKDLPGVRYHIVRGALDTSGVAGRTQRRSKYGAKRPKEAKK